The region acatacacacacacacacacacacacacacacacacacacacacacacacacacacacacacacacacacacacacacacacacacacacacacacacaaactttcgcatttataataatagtgaaTATTCATTAATGGACATTCATCGTTTCTGCTACCGCAGGCTTTCAACGGCGGACCAGCTGCAGTGTCCCGCGGCCTCCTGCCTAGCGAGCAACGGTGCGCAAGAGTTAGTGATGACGCCACATGGACCTTTGATATATTGGTGCTGCTTCCGCACTGAATGTTCATACTATAAGTGCGTGTGACTACAATACTTAGAATGATTTCCTTGGCACACTTCAAGCTCTACAAACAATAtgtttagtacctacttaatacagTGAATAAATTACCGTCTCGACTAAGAGTCTGAGTAGGTACATCAAGAccagttacttttttttaatgagcagatttatatatttcattattataatgCCACCCGTGTAATCTTATTGTGTATCTGTCGTAGTGTAAAGCGTTCGTTCTTTTATTTTCactcttttttttcaaaatattttgtcatatTAGTTATAATTTTCGAAGCCCATACTTTCTgtgatgtttttgttattaccaatgccacttaatttattttgtaatgtaatgCAGTTGTCTTATATAGTTTTGTCCAAATTTTATAATGTACGCGTACTCTCTTCTTGACACATCTTCTTATCCTTTTTTCatcgatattttaaaataaatctaagtGGCAGTTAAGAGtatctgttttaataataataataataataataaattcatttatttcgggcaacttggcccatacaattaATACCTTTCAGACCTTCTTCCTCCTCCTTCTCCtccttaaaataaatcttttgttAAAATAAGTAGGAATATAAATGTGTCCTATATTtacatgtaggtactcgtattgttAAGTAATTACAATAAGATGTCACATAAGTATAATTTAGTCAGTACACGACGATAGCaatttataattgtatattttttttgtatcaaaaagaaattgaataaacgttcgtttaaaaattaaatgttttactttcttttttcCTCAATCTCAAAACATTACTTAAAGCAACCGGAGTTGTCATGCGCATTAGTTTTCTATAAAAAATTGTCCCCTTTGACTGAACGCAAACTTTCTTGAATCTATCACAAATTAAAAGGCCTGTTTTTGACCCCTCCAATTGgtttaataatgtaatgttttttgtcattaattacaaaatgaaGTACTAAGTAgatactgtattttttattcattaataaaccattaagatatttttttattcacataataattacttatttaataacaaatgtaggtataaaaacaggcactaagtataaaattaatttagataTTTCAGGATTACACAAactaatgattttttttcttttcttttgtacaataaagatttcaCATACATACTAATCTCAAAGTAATTTGAGACCCTTTGGTTAAATTCCCACTGGTCGtgactttaataaaaaattacacagAAAATACAATGTCACAacattttttgagatatttttagATCCGTCTCTTTTTAATGccattgtaaaaaaatagaagTATCAATTAAGTGAGTCACATTTTGATCAAATAACAGATCCAGTTACGATGGGGTCTTACACTAAAAGTACTACAGTTTTACACTATTCAGTGCTGTAAAGCTgcatatttttgaataaaaaagagTATGGTAGTCCAGCTTTACTCAACCTGCGGCAACCATGTACGgacaaggactttaattcatgagccataatggaaccttttcaaaggaaaagttattACGATTttacttgttaattaatgcgatgtcactatgacgtttacagtgaaatggttccatggcgGCTCATGAATGAAAGTCAAGGGACCGTACTACGTAGGGATCTTCTAAAAACGAGCCCACTCTTTTCTCAaagggctggcaacgcatctgcaacttAACCTATTttatgggtgtccatgggcggcagtgaTACTTTCCAGCAGGTGACTCGCCTGCTCATTTGcctttttaaaaaaactgtcagaaaattattttcatggttgttttcagggttccgtacccaaagggtaaaaacggaaaccctgttgctaagacttcgctgttcgtccgtccgtccctccttgtcgctataacaacaaatttaaatcataataaattaaatatttaaggggggctccaattaaacaaacgtgttttttttgccgttttggatatattaataacggcaacaggtagacgcttgaaatgtgcaggtggtaggaccttgtgcaaggtccacccggattgctaccaccatcttgctcgctgatCCTgttgtgaagcagcagtgctttcactgttgtttcggcgtggagagtaagacagtctGTGAAATTACTGggacttgaggtatcccatgttaCCCTCCAGGTGAAAACGCATCTGAAATCCCCCTATGTTGCAGTATCTATGGGTGGTGTAACGTGGTGCctatggtttgacctatcgcctctcaaacagaggtcgtggttcaaaccccggctcgacctctgagtttttcgaaattcatgtacggaatacatttgaatttatcacgagcttgcGGTgaaaggaaacatcgtgagaaactGCACAATTGCGAAGCATtcatggtgcgtgtgaagttcccaatccgcactggcgcGTGAACGTGGCCCAAGCCTCTTGTCTGAGAGGagcctgtccagcagtgggacgtataagcTGGATGGGGTgatctctctctgtctctcaaACGTGACCAGTTAAAAAGTTGTGGGTACtcgtaatgggtcccgactgttgaactttaaattagctacttgacagagttctagactacaggacttattttcttccttttaatgGTTCCCTtgcaaaaatagcaaaaacgaaacccttatagtttcgccatgtcggtttgtctgtctgtctgtctgtctgtccgcggctttgctcagggactcacaatgctagaaagctgttatttttcgcgaatatatatgtaaactatgccaataaaatggtacattaaaaaattgaaaaaaaaatttttttagaggaCCTGTAGACAAAGTGTGGGTGAGTTTtctttctcatccaaccttttcATGTGGAAATCGTTGGTTAggtcttttaaataattacggGGTTGCTTAAACGATtttccgattcagtgatttgtttgcaaaatatccaactttaaagtgtaaattttcattaaaatcgagcgtactCGCCgcgctctaaaatctaaatcgttgaagaaatattgaaaattaagaccggataactcacgtttaaATCGATTTAGCTCACATGTTTTTTGGTAATCCGtaccttcgtcttcggagcaacgcgactcagcggctgctgcaacacgccactgcgcgccgccgcttctgctcgcgcgactacccgacgaaactgaacaccggcacacaactacccaattttcatcatcattacaactgtcaaatgtatgTAGCCCACAACACTAAATAAgaagaaatatttgaaaaaaaaaacaggatggtgtaactatcaaacttacaaggaaaacttgTCGGTCAAGGTTTCttgcgaattattagtagtttaggagAAAATAGCAGCCTCgagttataaaatatacgtaacttggatatttcgtacaaaatacgaaatccttagaataatATTTACTAATTTTTTCGTTTATGGCTACGAGCCTCATTCGAGTTATAAGtagtagtttaggagtaaatagcagcctaaggttataaaatatacctaaacttggaatattccgcacaaaatacgaaatccttagaataatattaactacttttttcgtaatggctacgaaaccctcattcgggcgtgtctgacacgctcttggccaatttcatttttttaggtagtctggttttttttttttttttatttaatgttttttataactcagctcactattttatttttgcacaaaCAAAAGGCTTCAAAAAAGTGTTTGCTTTTTAGAATTTAATTGCactgataaataaattatgtatgatGATGCATTTTAAATTTGGAGATAATTGCCAAAGACATTTGCCTACCTGATataatagctttttaatgcCCTTACTGGGTAAGGACGGTAATTAAGTCGCATTGTTATAGTTGTTTGCTAATTATTTTACGTAaacttgcaattttttttcgaattttggtATTATTAACAATTAACGTTAAGTTTGACCCGTGGCTTCCTTCGCAGTCTGTTCGGAGCTCACCACCTAAAGTCTATTATTGTACTGAAGTTTATTTCTGTgcttatttttgtataattattatgtattatgttgtattgtattttgtagTGTTCTAAATTCTACATATAAATCGTGAGAATGTCGCGTTATGAATTATCGTCGCATTTTTGTGGTGGCATGGGTGCTGCTTTAGCTGCGGTACCAGAGGAGGTTTTGCCTAATAAATGTGAAGACGTAGAGCAAGTATTCAAACAAGTTAGcaaatatgaaaaaatgaaGGCGCTCACGAAATTGCTGGATGAAAACGGTATGATCATAAAAACTCGTTTAAATGAGATATGtttggttttttaaattttttatttttatttcaactccaaatttgttactttacgggTATCACGTAAAccattcgaaaataaaaactagactagatgcacagaaaaaccaaaaaagagaccagcactgggaatcgaacccaggtcctcagcaatccgtgctgcgtgctataacctttacaccactgctggacaggaatcccAGTACAATGCAGTGCAgtagtctctttttctggtttttctgtgcatccatgtctcagtttgtattttcgatgagatgtgtttgtctgtgtgtgcgGCATAAGGACAATCAGATTTTAATACGCGTAGTTTCATTCCCATCTTACTGCTTTCAGATGGGAAACGTGTCCTAGTTTTCGCAAAACGAATCGCAACGCGGACTTCATAGCCGTGATGCTCTCGGAGCAGCGGAAATTAACGACGTCTATCCACGGAGACGCTTGCGGCGCGACAAGCAGCTGGCGGGAAAAGCTTCATAAGTGTCACCACCACATCCTGGTGGCCACGTCGGCTGCTGTCTGTGGCCCTGGTAAGTGCCTGAAATTTCTAAGCATTAGAGCattaaaatgttacaaaaatctCAATCTCCGAGTAGATTAAAGTGTTGGAACTTGTTCCTAGCCTCATAGTTTCCTTTTATGACAGAGAAAGCCAGTTTTTATTCGTGGATAtgtcattttaatgaaaaccatAACAACCGTCAACCTGACTATGgtcttaaaagtttttttttaagtaagcaCTGACTTTATACATGCTgttttaattacagatattaAAGACGTTGACATAGTCGTCAATTACGATCTTCCAACGAGCGTAGAGGAGTACGTGCACAGGATCGTGAGAACCGGGCGCGTCGGCCACAGAGGGAAAGCTGTATCGTTCTTCGATATTGATCACGTAAGTACTTTGCTCAAGTTTCAGTATACTCACTTTGATGTGTATGAATGAAGTtgttaaaacttaaattaaaaatttcactTACAAGATTCTGATGCCTAAATAATGCAAATCCAGAGTGACTCGAGCGGTCGTTGgcgccgaaaggttctcgagtggagaccgcggatcggcaagcgcagcgtagaacgtccaccgacgagatggacggatgactggttaaagtcgcgggttcacggtggatgcaagccgcttccaaccgaggcaactggaggtctatatgggggaggcctatgtccaaaagtggacgtctatggctgatatgatgatgatgatgagagtgACTCAATTAATTTTGGTAATTGATTTTCAGGATGCTGGCTTAGTGGATGATCTGACCAGAGTTCTGCGGCAAGCCAACCAGCCCTTGCCAGACTTCTTTCCAGTTGAAAGCGCCGCCACATGCCAGATTAGCGATGCAATGGCGGTGACGTCAGAGTAAGTGCTTCTTATTCATTAGAATTAACTCATACCccattttatataaaagtaaattttcAATAGCAACCCATTTCTGCACTATGCACTTTTACTTCATTCTATAAAGCAACTTATTGCTACCAAGTCAAATGTATACTGATTGAAGTTTCAAGCTGAAAAGCTTTGAAGCTTATTTCTTAAGTTTCACTTAATCATGGTCCTTGAAAAAGTGGATAGGTACATATAAATCAGATATAGCGATTAAAATCTGGTCCATccattcatgactctaagcccagcggttgttatccagatgtccagctatctacataccaaattgtaTCCgaatccgtcaagccgttttagcgtgaaggagtaacacacacacacacacacacacacacacacacacacacaaactttcgcatttataatattagtaggatattcaATAATGGACATTCATCGTTTCTGCTACCGCAGGCTTTCAACGGCGGACCAGGAGCAGTGTCCGGCGGCCTCCTGCCTAGCGAGCAACGGTGCGCAAGAGTTAGTGATGACGCCACATGGACCTTTGATATATTGGTGCTGCTTCCGCACT is a window of Choristoneura fumiferana chromosome 8, NRCan_CFum_1, whole genome shotgun sequence DNA encoding:
- the LOC141430067 gene encoding probable ATP-dependent RNA helicase vasa-like isoform X1, with the protein product MLSEQRKLTTSIHGERLRRDKQLARKSFISGHHHILVATSAAVCGPDIKDVDIVVNYDLPTSVEEYVHRIVRTGRVGHRGKAVSFFDIDHDAGLVDDLTRVLRQANQPLPDFFPVESAATCQISDAMAVTSELSTADQEQCPAASCLASNGAQELVMTPHGPLIYWCCFRTECSYYKCV